The window CCACAGCCGCAGCACATCGGCACCCAGCGTCTGGATCACCTGCTGCGGCGCCACCACATTGCCCAGCGACTTGGACATCTTGCGGCCACTGGCATCGACGGTGAAGCCGTGGGTCAGCAGCCCGCGATAGGGCGGCGCGCCAGTCGCGGCCACTGCCGCCAGCAGCGAGGACTGGAACCAGCCACGGTGCTGGTCGGAGCCTTCGAGATAGAGGTCGGCCGGCAACCCCAGCTCGGCACGCCGCTCCAGCACCGCCGCCCAGGAGACCCCGGAATCGAACCAGACATCGAGGGTGTCGCTGATCTTGCCGTAGTCGTCGGCCTCGTCGCCCAACAGGGTGCGCGGTTCGAGCTCGAACCAGCCATCGATGCCTTCACGCTCGACGATCAGCGCCACCTGCTCGATCAGCTCGGCGGTGCGTGGATGGAGCTCACCGGTGGTGCGATGGATGAAGAGCGGAATCGGCACCCCCCAGGCGCGCTGGCGGGAGACACACCAGTCGGGCCGGCCGTTCAACATCGCGCTCATCCGCGCGCGGCCCCAGGCCGGTTCGAACAGCACCCCTTCGAGCGCAGCCTCGGCGGCATCGAGCAGCCCCTGCTGCTGCATGGCGATGAACCACTGCGGGGTGGCGCGAAAGATCACCGGCGTCTTGTGCCGCCAGCAGTGCGGATAGCTGTGGTTCAGCGGCCGGTTGGCCAGCAGCCGGCCGCGCTCGCTCAGCAGCGTGATCACCTGTTCGTTGGCGGCAAAGACATTGAGGCCGGCCAGAAACTCGGTGTCCGCCTTGAAACAACCGCGGTCATCGACCGGATTCAGCACTTCGAGCCCATACTTCAGGCCGACCTGATAATCCTCCAGACCGTGTCCCGGGGCGGTGTGCACCGCACCGGTCCCGGCTTCGGCCGTGACATGTTCACCCAGGATCACCGGCACCTGGCGCGCCAGGAACGGATGCAGCAGCCACTGCCCTTCGAGGTCGCTGCCCAGCGTGCGACCGATGATGCGGTAGTGCTCGATGCCGGCGCGGGCCATCACCGCGGCCACCAGCGGCTCGGCCAGCACCCAGCGCTCCGGACCCTGCGGCCCCGATGCAGTCACCAGCAGATAGTCGAGCCGTGGATTGAGTGCGACCGCCTGGTTGGCCGGCAGCGTCCAGGGTGTCGTGGTCCAGATCACCACCGAGACCGGGCCGCGCCCGGGCTCCTCGGTCAGTTCCCGGAACGCACCCAGAAAGCGCTCCTCTTCGGCCACGACGAAGCGGACATCGATCGCCGGCGAGCGCTGCTCCTGATACTCCACCTCGGCCTCGGCCAGCGCCGAACCGCAGTCGATGCACCAGTGCACCGGCTTGAAGCCGCGCAGCAGGTGGCCACGGTCGATGATGCGCCCCAGCGTGCGGATGATGTCAGCCTCGAACCGGGGTGCCATCGTCAGGTAGGGATCGTCCCAGTCACCCAGCACGCCGAGGCGGATGAAATCCTGTCGCTGCCGGTCGATCTGCTTGCTGGCATAGTCACGGCAGGCAGCCCGAAATGCCCGCGCCGACACCTTGTGTCCGGCCTTGCCGACCTTTTTTTCGACATTGAGCTCGATCGGCAGCCCGTGGCAGTCCCACCCCGGCACATAGGGCGCATCGAATCCGCTCAACCCCTTGGCCTTGACGATGATGTCCTTCAGCACCTTGTTGACCGCGTGACCAAGGTGAATCTCGCCATTGGCATAGGGCGGGCCATCGTGCAGCAGGTAGCGTGGACGGCCGGCGCTGGCCTGGCGGATCTGCCGATAGAGCTGCTGCGTCTGCCACTGCTTGAGCAGTTGCGGTTCACGCTGCGCCAGGTTCGCCTTCATCGGAAAGCTGGTCTTCGGCAGGTTGAGGGTCTCTTTGTAGCTACTCATGAACCGAATCGATACTCCTGAAACAACAGTGGACGGCCGTCTGCGATCTCATGGGCGCAGCATGGCGGTGTCGAAGTGGTGGCGGGCCGCGGCCACATCGGCGGCAATCGCCGCCGTCAGCGCGGCAAGGTCGGCAAACTTGCGCTCCGCCCGCAGATGCTTGCGAAAGGTCACCGTCAGTCTGCGGCCATAGAGCCGGCCGTCGTAATCGAGTAGATGGACCTCGAGCAGCGGTTGCAAACCACCCACCGTCGGCCGCATGCCGACGTTGGCGACCCCGGGATGCTGCACACCCTCCAACTCCACCTCGACGGCGAAGACGCCGTTGAGGGCGGGACGGCGCCCCCGCAAGGAGAGGTTGGCGGTGGGAAAACCGAGCTGTCGTGCCAGCTTCTGCCCTTCGATGACCCGACCACAGAACGCATAGGGTCGCCCCAGCAGGAGCTCGGCCTCATCCAGATCGGCCTCGCCCAGCCGTTCGCGGATGCGGCTGCTGCTGATGCGCTGCTGCAGCGCCACCACGGTGTCGGTGTTGGCAACGGTGAAACCAAAGCGTTCCCCCGCGACACAGAGTGCGTGGTAGTCGCCCTGGCGCTGATGGCCAAAGCGGAAATCATCGCCGACGATCAGATGGCGCACGCCAACGCCATCGACCAGCAGCCGGTCGATGAACTCATCCACCGCCATGCCGCTGAGGTGACGGTTGAAGCGCAGGCAGAGCACCCGATCGATCCCCTGCTGTCGCAGCAGTGCCATCTTGTGGGCAAAGGGGGTCAGTCGCGGCGGCGCCTGATTCCCGGCAAAGAACTCCTGTGGTTGCGGCTCAAAGGTGATCACCATCGACGGCAAGTCCAACTCGGCCGCGCGCAGTCGCAGAGCGTGCAGGATCTGCTGATGGCCGCAGTGCACACCATCGAAATTGCCGATGGTGGCCACGCAGCCGCGATGCCGTGGCCTCAGGTTGTGCATTCCGCGAATCAGCTCCATGACGCCTCTCGAACCCTGGCCGCTGGCCTGTCGTGATCGACCATCAAAAGTGGCCGATTATAGCGCAACATCACGGCCCGCC of the Pseudomonadales bacterium genome contains:
- the ileS gene encoding isoleucine--tRNA ligase translates to MSSYKETLNLPKTSFPMKANLAQREPQLLKQWQTQQLYRQIRQASAGRPRYLLHDGPPYANGEIHLGHAVNKVLKDIIVKAKGLSGFDAPYVPGWDCHGLPIELNVEKKVGKAGHKVSARAFRAACRDYASKQIDRQRQDFIRLGVLGDWDDPYLTMAPRFEADIIRTLGRIIDRGHLLRGFKPVHWCIDCGSALAEAEVEYQEQRSPAIDVRFVVAEEERFLGAFRELTEEPGRGPVSVVIWTTTPWTLPANQAVALNPRLDYLLVTASGPQGPERWVLAEPLVAAVMARAGIEHYRIIGRTLGSDLEGQWLLHPFLARQVPVILGEHVTAEAGTGAVHTAPGHGLEDYQVGLKYGLEVLNPVDDRGCFKADTEFLAGLNVFAANEQVITLLSERGRLLANRPLNHSYPHCWRHKTPVIFRATPQWFIAMQQQGLLDAAEAALEGVLFEPAWGRARMSAMLNGRPDWCVSRQRAWGVPIPLFIHRTTGELHPRTAELIEQVALIVEREGIDGWFELEPRTLLGDEADDYGKISDTLDVWFDSGVSWAAVLERRAELGLPADLYLEGSDQHRGWFQSSLLAAVAATGAPPYRGLLTHGFTVDASGRKMSKSLGNVVAPQQVIQTLGADVLRLWVAATDYRGEMTVSDEILNRTADSYRRIRNTARYLLANLDGFDPAQHRVPVAEMVAIDRWVVRRALALQEELIAAYDSFQFHLIYQKLHNFCVTDLGGFYLDIIKDRKYTTPADSLPQRSTQSAHYHVIEAMVRWLAPILSFTAEEIWQHLPGSRSPSVFLEQWYRLPELERLQDPFSFDDWQRIMRVKEAVNRELERARSEGRIGGSLEAELRLHLAEPLRVHLARLGDELRFVLITSAVELLPLSSDAAPVPAVESELPGLWIEVARSPHTKCVRCWHHRPEVGTIAAHPELCGRCVDNVEGPGEARHHA
- the ribF gene encoding bifunctional riboflavin kinase/FAD synthetase; protein product: MELIRGMHNLRPRHRGCVATIGNFDGVHCGHQQILHALRLRAAELDLPSMVITFEPQPQEFFAGNQAPPRLTPFAHKMALLRQQGIDRVLCLRFNRHLSGMAVDEFIDRLLVDGVGVRHLIVGDDFRFGHQRQGDYHALCVAGERFGFTVANTDTVVALQQRISSSRIRERLGEADLDEAELLLGRPYAFCGRVIEGQKLARQLGFPTANLSLRGRRPALNGVFAVEVELEGVQHPGVANVGMRPTVGGLQPLLEVHLLDYDGRLYGRRLTVTFRKHLRAERKFADLAALTAAIAADVAAARHHFDTAMLRP